A single genomic interval of Candidatus Zymogenaceae bacterium harbors:
- a CDS encoding efflux RND transporter periplasmic adaptor subunit, with product MDLKPKRKYIYAAIGALIVVVLLLSFMLIVRPFSSTKNGDLSENAMENSSAVPVTVTEVRPGKIRNTLFYTAVLFAEDEVEVYGIADGKVIEYRFKEGDRVRRGDILVTLERQEMYDRYLPLNVRAPINGVVARNYLDTGELATTQTPLSLIVGSNKIKAIIHAPGADTGLIEVGMGAELVVPEMPREIHPGTVSEVSPVRDADTRTSRIEVLFENDGAELVSGMFGDIEIIIEEKSDVLTLPTSALLFEKSGREDPFCFVASDDDTARKRSLSLGIVTEDLVEVLSGLEAGEIVIIDGKENLEDGCAVLVIDTL from the coding sequence GTGGACCTGAAACCGAAACGAAAATATATATATGCGGCAATCGGGGCGCTCATCGTTGTGGTGCTCCTGCTCTCTTTCATGCTCATCGTGAGACCGTTTTCTTCCACAAAAAACGGAGATCTCTCCGAAAACGCCATGGAGAATTCCTCGGCGGTCCCGGTGACGGTCACCGAGGTCCGTCCCGGTAAGATCAGAAACACCCTCTTCTATACGGCGGTGCTGTTCGCCGAGGATGAGGTCGAGGTATACGGCATCGCCGACGGCAAGGTCATCGAGTATCGATTCAAAGAGGGGGACCGGGTACGACGGGGAGACATCCTTGTCACGCTTGAGCGCCAGGAGATGTACGATCGGTATCTTCCTCTCAATGTCAGGGCGCCTATAAACGGGGTGGTTGCGCGAAACTATCTTGATACCGGCGAACTTGCAACGACCCAAACACCGCTTTCCCTCATCGTCGGAAGCAACAAGATAAAGGCGATCATCCACGCGCCGGGAGCCGATACGGGCCTCATAGAGGTCGGGATGGGGGCGGAGCTTGTCGTTCCGGAAATGCCCCGGGAAATTCATCCCGGGACGGTCAGCGAGGTCAGCCCGGTTCGGGACGCCGACACCCGAACGTCGCGGATCGAGGTGCTGTTTGAAAACGACGGCGCTGAGCTGGTATCCGGCATGTTCGGAGATATAGAAATCATCATCGAAGAGAAGTCTGATGTCCTGACCCTCCCCACGAGCGCCCTGCTCTTTGAAAAATCCGGCAGGGAGGATCCCTTCTGCTTCGTCGCCAGTGACGACGATACGGCCCGAAAGCGTTCCCTCTCCCTGGGAATTGTAACCGAGGACCTGGTTGAGGTCC